One genomic window of Vicugna pacos chromosome 18, VicPac4, whole genome shotgun sequence includes the following:
- the NUBP2 gene encoding cytosolic Fe-S cluster assembly factor NUBP2 → MEAAAEPGNLAGVRHIILVLSGKGGVGKSTISTELALALRHAGKKVGILDVDLCGPSIPHMLKVQGQAVHQCDGGWVPVFVDQAQSISLMSVGFLLEKPDEAVVWRGPKKNALIKQFVSDVAWGQLDYLVVDTPPGTSDEHMAAVDALRPYSPLGALVVTTPQAVSVGDVRRELTFCRKVGLRVIGIVENMSGFVCPHCAECTNVFSRGGGEELARHAGVPFLGSVPLDPELTRSLEEGRDFIQEFPSSPAFPALSSIAEKILNETPI, encoded by the exons AGCCCGGAAACCTGGCCGGCGTCAGACACATCATCCTCGTCCTCTCAGGAAAGGGGGGCGTCGGGAAAAGCACCATCTCCACGgagctggccctggccctgcgCCATGCGGGCAAGAAG GTGGGAATCCTCGACGTGGACCTGTGCGGCCCCAGCATCCCCCACATGCTCAAGGTGCAGGGCCAGGCTGTGCATCAGTGTGACGGAGGTTGGGTCCCAGTTTTCGTGGACCAGGCGCAGAGCATCTCTCTCATGTCCGTGGGCTTCCTGCTGGAGAAGCCAGATGAGGCTGTGGTGTGGAGGGGCCCCAAGAAGAACG CACTGATAAAGCAGTTTGTGTCTGATGTGGCCTGGGGGCAGCTGGACTACCTGGTTGTGGACACGCCCCCAGGGACCTCTGATGAGCATATGGCCGCCGTGGATGCCCTGCGCCCCTACAGCCCCCTGGGGGCCCTCGTGGTCACCACACCCCAG GCAGTGTCCGTGGGGGATGTGAGGCGGGAGCTGACCTTCTGTAGGAAGGTGGGGTTGCGGGTGATTGGGATCGTGGAGAACATGAGCGGTTTCGTCTGCCCGCACTGCGCG GAATGCACCAACGTCTTCTCCAGGGGAGGTGGCGAGGAGCTGGCCAGACACGCCGGAGTCCCCTTCCTGG GCTCTGTGCCCCTGGACCCCGAGCTCACAAGGAGCCTGGAGGAGGGCCGGGACTTCATCCAGGAGTTCCCCTCCAGCCCTGCGTTTCCCGCGCTCTCCTCCATAGCCGAGAAGATTCTAAATGAGACACCCATTTGA
- the IGFALS gene encoding insulin-like growth factor-binding protein complex acid labile subunit, with the protein MPSFNRCMLQSRCEAWKVQCITHPGFMSRASSVPSPQAPLPAGGLALAVLLVSWAALGPRSLEGVEPGVPADTEGLQCPAVCVCGHDDYTDELSVFCSSRNLTRLPDGIPEGAKALWLDGNNFSSVPTAAFRNLSSLGFLNLQGSQLASLEPQALLGLPNLYHLHLERNQLRSLAARTFLHTPGLASLGLNNNLLSRVDEGLFQGLAHLWDLNLGWNSLAVLPDTAFQSLANLRELVLAGNKLAYLQPALFCGLSELRELDLSRNALRSVKANVFVKLPKLQKLYLDHNLIAAVAPGAFLGLKALRWLDLSHNRVGSLLEDTFPGLLGLHVLRLSHNALAGLRPRTFKDLHFLEELQLGYNRIRQLPEKVFEGLAQLEVLGLNNNQIQEIKVGAFLGLFNVAVMNLSRNCLRNLPEQVFQGLSKLHSLHLEGSCLGRVGLHTFTGLSGLRRLFLKDNSITAIDEQSLVGLAELLELDLTSNQLTHLPARLFQGLSKLEYLLLSRNRLSVLSADVLGPLQRTFWLDVSHNRLEVLPEGVLSPLGQLRYLSLRNNSLRTFVPEPPGLERLWLEGNPWDCSCPLKALRALALQHPSIVPRFVRAMVEGDDDRQPPAYTYNNITCASPTSVSGLDLRDISEDHFARC; encoded by the coding sequence ATGCCTTCTTTCAACCGTTGCATGCTGCAGTCTAGGTGTGAGGCCTGGAAGGTTCAGTGTATTACTCACCCAGGGTTCATGTCCCGGGCCTCCTCAGTGCCGTCTCCCCAAGCCCCTCTCCCCGCAggaggcctggccctggcagTGCTGCTGGTCTCCTGGGCAGCGCTGGGCCCCCGCAGCCTGGAGGGAGTGGAGCCTGGGGTGCCAGCAGACACTGAGGGCCTGCAGTGCCCGGCAGTCTGCGTCTGCGGCCACGACGACTACACAGACGAGCTCAGCGTCTTCTGCAGCTCCCGGAACCTCACCCGGCTGCCCGACGGCATCCCAGAGGGTGCCAAGGCCCTGTGGCTGGATGGCAACAACTTTTCTTCTGTCCCCACGGCGGCCTTCCGGAACCTCTCCAGCCTGGGCTTCCTCAACCTGCAGGGCAGCCAGCTGGCCAGCCTGGAGCCACAggcgctcctgggcctgccgaaCCTGTACCACCTGCACCTGGAGCGGAACCAGCTGCGCAGCCTGGCAGCCCGCACCTTCCTGCACACACCGGGCCTCGCCTCACTCGGCCTCAACAACAACCTGCTAAGCCGGGTGGACGAGGGCCTCTTCCAGGGTCTGGCCCACCTCTGGGACCTCAACCTGGGCTGGAACAGCCTGGCCGTGCTGCCTGACACCGCGTTCCAGAGCCTGGCCAACCTGCGGGAGCTGGTGCTGGCGGGCAACAAGCTGGCCTACCTGCAGCCCGCGCTCTTCTGCGGCCTCAGCGAGCTCCGGGAGCTGGACCTGAGCAGGAACGCCCTGCGGAGCGTCAAGGCCAACGTCTTCGTCAAGCTGCCCAAACTCCAGAAGCTCTACCTGGACCACAACCTCATCGCGGCCGTGGCCCCGGGCGCCTTCCTGGGCCTGAAGGCGCTGCGCTGGCTGGACCTGTCGCACAACCGCGTGGGCAGCCTCCTGGAGGACACCTTCCCGGGCCTGCTGGGCCTGCACGTCCTGCGCCTCTCCCACAATGCCCTCGCGGGCTTGCGGCCCCGAACCTTCAAGGACCTGCACTTCCTGGAGGAGCTGCAGCTGGGCTACAACCGCATCCGGCAGTTGCCCGAGAAGGTGTTCGAGGGCCTGGCCCAGCTGGAGGTGCTCGGGCTCAACAACAACCAAATCCAAGAGATTAAGGTGGGCGCCTTCCTGGGCCTCTTCAATGTGGCTGTCATGAACCTCTCTCGCAACTGCCTGCGGAACCTTCCAGAGCAGGTGTTCCAGGGCCTGAGCAAGCTGCACAGCCTGCACCTGGAGGGCAGCTGCCTGGGCCGAGTCGGCCTGCACACCTTCACCGGCCTCTCAGGGCTGCGCCGGCTCTTCCTCAAGGACAACAGCATCACGGCCATTGACGAGCAGAGCCTGGTGGGGCTAGCCGAGCTCCTCGAGCTGGACCTCACCTCCAACCAGCTCACACACCTGCCCGCCCGGCTCTTCCAGGGCCTCAGCAAGCTGGAGTACCTCCTCCTCTCCCGGAACCGGCTGTCGGTGCTCTCGGCGGACGTCCTGGGGCCCCTGCAGCGCACCTTCTGGCTGGACGTCTCCCACAACCGCCTGGAGGTGCTGCCTGAGGGCGTGCTCTCCCCGCTGGGGCAGCTGCGCTACCTCAGCCTCCGGAACAACTCGCTGCGGACCTTTGTGCCCGAGCCACCTGGCCTGGAGCGCCTGTGGCTTGAGGGCAACCCCTGGGACTGCAGCTGCCCCCTCAAGGCCCTGAGGGCCTTGGCCCTGCAGCACCCCAGCATCGTGCCCCGCTTCGTCCGGGCCATGGTGGAGGGGGACGATGACCGCCAGCCGCCTGCCTACACCTACAACAACATCACCTGTGCCAGCCCCACCAGCGTCTCGGGCCTCGACCTGCGTGACATCAGCGAAGACCACTTTGCTCGCTGCTGA
- the HAGH gene encoding hydroxyacylglutathione hydrolase, mitochondrial isoform X2, producing the protein MKVESLPALTDNYMYLVIDDDTKEAAIVDPVQPQKVVETVRKYGVKLTTVLTTHHHWDHAGGNEKLVKLEPGLKVYGGDDRIGALTHRVTHLSTLQVGSLNVKCLSTPCHTSGHICYFVSKPNSSEPPAVFTGDTLFVAGCGKFYEGTADEMYKALLEVLGRLPPDTRVYCGHEYTINNLKFARHVEPSNAAIQEKLAWAKEKYSAGEPTVPSTIAEEFTYNPFMRVREKTVQQHAGETDPVTTMRAIRKEKDHFKVPRD; encoded by the exons ATGAAGGTTGAGTCACTGCCTGCTCTGACTGACAACTACATGTACCTGGTCATCGATGATGACACCAAAGAGGCTGCCATTGTGGACCCGGTGCAGCCCCAGAAG GTTGTGGAAACAGTGAGAAAGTACGGAGTGAAGCTGACTACAGTGCTCACCACCCACCACCACTG GGACCACGCTGGCGGGAACGAGAAGCTGGTCAAGTTGGAGCCTGGGTTGAAGGTGTATGGGGGTGATGACCGGATTGGGGCCCTGACTCACAGGGTCACACACCTGTCCACACTGCAG GTGGGCTCACTCAATGTCAAGTGCCTGTCGACACCGTGCCACACTTCCGGACACATCTGCTACTTTGTGAGCAAGCCCAACAGTTCCGAGCCCCCTGCCGTGTTCACAG GTGATACCTTGTTTGTGGCTGGATGCGGGAAGTTCTATGAAGGGACGGCGGATGAGATGTACAAAGCCCTGCTCGAGGTCCTGGGCCGGCTCCCTCCAGACACA AGAGTGTACTGTGGCCACGAATACACCATCAACAACCTCAAGTTTGCCCGCCACGTGGAGCCCAGCAATGCTGCCATCCAGGAGAAACTGGCCTGGGCCAAG GAGAAGTACAGCGCCGGGGAGCCCACGGTGCCGTCCACCATCGCGGAGGAGTTCACCTACAACCCGTTCATGAGAGTGAG GGAGAAGACGGTGCAGCAGCACGCGGGTGAGACGGACCCCGTGACCACCATGAGAGCCATCCGCAAAGAGAAGGACCATTTCAAGGTGCCCCGGGACTGA
- the HAGH gene encoding hydroxyacylglutathione hydrolase, mitochondrial isoform X1, with amino-acid sequence MVLGCGLLGRRSLAALGAACARRGLGPALLGIFLHHTDFRKSLTVEQGTMKVESLPALTDNYMYLVIDDDTKEAAIVDPVQPQKVVETVRKYGVKLTTVLTTHHHWDHAGGNEKLVKLEPGLKVYGGDDRIGALTHRVTHLSTLQVGSLNVKCLSTPCHTSGHICYFVSKPNSSEPPAVFTGDTLFVAGCGKFYEGTADEMYKALLEVLGRLPPDTRVYCGHEYTINNLKFARHVEPSNAAIQEKLAWAKEKYSAGEPTVPSTIAEEFTYNPFMRVREKTVQQHAGETDPVTTMRAIRKEKDHFKVPRD; translated from the exons GTCCAGCCTTGCTGGGAATCTTTCTCCATCACACGGATTTCAGGAAGAGCTTGACTGTGGAACAGGGCACCATGAAGGTTGAGTCACTGCCTGCTCTGACTGACAACTACATGTACCTGGTCATCGATGATGACACCAAAGAGGCTGCCATTGTGGACCCGGTGCAGCCCCAGAAG GTTGTGGAAACAGTGAGAAAGTACGGAGTGAAGCTGACTACAGTGCTCACCACCCACCACCACTG GGACCACGCTGGCGGGAACGAGAAGCTGGTCAAGTTGGAGCCTGGGTTGAAGGTGTATGGGGGTGATGACCGGATTGGGGCCCTGACTCACAGGGTCACACACCTGTCCACACTGCAG GTGGGCTCACTCAATGTCAAGTGCCTGTCGACACCGTGCCACACTTCCGGACACATCTGCTACTTTGTGAGCAAGCCCAACAGTTCCGAGCCCCCTGCCGTGTTCACAG GTGATACCTTGTTTGTGGCTGGATGCGGGAAGTTCTATGAAGGGACGGCGGATGAGATGTACAAAGCCCTGCTCGAGGTCCTGGGCCGGCTCCCTCCAGACACA AGAGTGTACTGTGGCCACGAATACACCATCAACAACCTCAAGTTTGCCCGCCACGTGGAGCCCAGCAATGCTGCCATCCAGGAGAAACTGGCCTGGGCCAAG GAGAAGTACAGCGCCGGGGAGCCCACGGTGCCGTCCACCATCGCGGAGGAGTTCACCTACAACCCGTTCATGAGAGTGAG GGAGAAGACGGTGCAGCAGCACGCGGGTGAGACGGACCCCGTGACCACCATGAGAGCCATCCGCAAAGAGAAGGACCATTTCAAGGTGCCCCGGGACTGA
- the HAGH gene encoding hydroxyacylglutathione hydrolase, mitochondrial isoform X3: MVLGCGLLGRRSLAALGAACARRGLGPALLGIFLHHTDFRKSLTVEQGTMKVESLPALTDNYMYLVIDDDTKEAAIVDPVQPQKVVETVRKYGVKLTTVLTTHHHWDHAGGNEKLVKLEPGLKVYGGDDRIGALTHRVTHLSTLQVGSLNVKCLSTPCHTSGHICYFVSKPNSSEPPAVFTGDTLFVAGCGKFYEGTADEMYKALLEVLGRLPPDTRVYCGHEYTINNLKFARHVEPSNAAIQEKLAWAKESL, translated from the exons GTCCAGCCTTGCTGGGAATCTTTCTCCATCACACGGATTTCAGGAAGAGCTTGACTGTGGAACAGGGCACCATGAAGGTTGAGTCACTGCCTGCTCTGACTGACAACTACATGTACCTGGTCATCGATGATGACACCAAAGAGGCTGCCATTGTGGACCCGGTGCAGCCCCAGAAG GTTGTGGAAACAGTGAGAAAGTACGGAGTGAAGCTGACTACAGTGCTCACCACCCACCACCACTG GGACCACGCTGGCGGGAACGAGAAGCTGGTCAAGTTGGAGCCTGGGTTGAAGGTGTATGGGGGTGATGACCGGATTGGGGCCCTGACTCACAGGGTCACACACCTGTCCACACTGCAG GTGGGCTCACTCAATGTCAAGTGCCTGTCGACACCGTGCCACACTTCCGGACACATCTGCTACTTTGTGAGCAAGCCCAACAGTTCCGAGCCCCCTGCCGTGTTCACAG GTGATACCTTGTTTGTGGCTGGATGCGGGAAGTTCTATGAAGGGACGGCGGATGAGATGTACAAAGCCCTGCTCGAGGTCCTGGGCCGGCTCCCTCCAGACACA AGAGTGTACTGTGGCCACGAATACACCATCAACAACCTCAAGTTTGCCCGCCACGTGGAGCCCAGCAATGCTGCCATCCAGGAGAAACTGGCCTGGGCCAAG GAGTCTCTATAG